AGCGAAAGCGAACAGGCGAAGCTAATTTGTGGCTGATTCTTTATTTCTGAAACTGGTGCGTTTGCCCTGAGACGAACAATCCCTATGGAATTCTTTAGATTAACGTGAATTTCGATATAATATAATCTGATATCTAGGTTTTATCAGATTAACAAACATACCTTATAACTTTTAACTGTTTAACCGCGTAATTGTTGAATCGTATATCACAAACTTCATCGTACAACCACTGAAAACTGAGCACTGAACACTGCCTACTGAGACTGAACACTGCCTACTGAGACTGAACACTGAACATTAACCAATAAGGCTTTCCATAACAAGTTCTGCCGTTTTATCTATGGCTTGCAATACGATTTTTTCTGGACTTCCTTTGAATATTTCCCTATGGCCGAACTCTTTAGTGGGAGTTATAATATAAAAGAAAATAGTACCTAGTGGTTTTTCTTTATTTTCACTCCCTCCGGGAGTCGTAAGTCCGGTAATGGCTACTGTTATTTTTGAATAGAATAATTTAGATGCCTGTTGTGCCAGTATTTGAGTCACTTCTAAAGATTCGGGGGTATATTTTTCAATGATACTTTTAGGAACATGTAATAATGTTTCTTTTACACATCCATCATAACATACAATTCCTCCCCTCAAAATCTTTCCAGATTCTTTTGTCATTGAAAATTCCGCACTCATTCTTCCTGCGGTGGCGCTTTCGGCAAAAGCAATATTACATCCTTTTGCTGCTATTGTTTTACTACATTCTATAACAATTTTTGAAGGCATAAAAATTAAGCTTTAAATCTATAATTTTAAATGTGATGCGTTGTACCAGTTAATAATGTTGTATGGTAATAATGGCACTCTAATATGGATTTCATTTGATTTGGATTTTGTACCGCATTCATAAATTGAGTCCATGTTTCTTTCGGAATTAAATGGATTAAAGATTGCTCTACTTCAAAAACTTTGGGTGCGTTTTCTTTTATTAGAATGTCCCATTCTTTATGAAATCTAAGGATATCATTTGGATAAACGGTTTTTCTATCCGTGCCTTCATCCATGGCCTCAAATGGCATTTCTACATTCAAATAACCATAATCATCTGTTAATTCATCTCCTGGGTGAATGTCACGAATTGCAATTTCAAAATCGTAAGGCGTACTAAAACAACTTGGTCTAAAACTATGATTCACGAATTTTCCGTTATCCCAACATAATACCTTTTCACCCTTTTTATTGGTAAAAGAATAAGTATCCAGATGTTTTTTGATGAAAGGATTGAGATTTGCAACCTGATCTCTAGTAAATACTTGATCCAAATCGTCCTGAACCCAGGTTATTGTTCCTTTTGGTATGAGTTTGGTAGCTACCACGCCATATCCTTTTTCTTTGCTAATAAAACGTACTTCTGTATTGGGATGTATCATTTGAAAGTTATTTTATGTATTTATTTTTTTTATTAGTGTCTATTAAAGATTCAAGGCTTTGCTAAAAGAAAATAGAATAGAGAAAAAAGACTATAGACTATAGATAAATAGACATATAGATTGCCTAAATGACAATAAATTGATATCCAAATGTCTATTTACATATCTGTTTTAATACTCATTAAGTAATAAATTATTACAAAAAGCCTAGCCACAAATCTGTATTCTCTTTAAAAAGCCATCATCATTATGTTTGCAATGAACTGTAAAAGTTTTATTGGACAATAATCATTTTTTTTAAGTGTTCGGGTTAATGGAATGCATATGGGTTACATAGTTCACAGTTTGTATTACTGCACTTCTTCTTGACTTTTTTCAATTGGCTACAAAATGATTTTTCTGGAATTTATATCAGCTGTAGATGCGGGCGCAATTGCATACTAACGATATCACATCGCTGAGGCTGTGATAAACAAAATAAAACACTCATGGCAATATCTTCAGCTTCCAGCATTTTCATTTTTCTTATTTTTTGATGCTGTTCCGCTTTAGTATCTGTCTGCATATCACTCATTACCGATCCAGGTTCAATATGAGAAACTTTAATTCCTAACTCATTTACTTCTTTACGCAACGCAGTACTAAAACCTCTTATAGCTGTTTTGGTCGCAACATAAATAGTACTTTCTCCATTAAGAGTTTCCGCACTCATGGAACCGATATTGATAATATGACCCGATTTTTGTGCCTTCATCCTTAAAACCGCTTCATAAGAAAAAGTAAGATAGCCCATCACGTTGGTATCTATTATATATTGCCAATGATCGGGATTATCCTCAGTAACTCCCTCCGCTGCTAAGGCAGCATTGTTGATAAGGATATCAATTCCTCCCAGGTTATTGTCTATGATTTCCCATATCATCTTTACATCTTCCTTATTAGTTACATCTATAGGAGCCCCATACAATTCACTTTCCGGGAAATTCTTCTTAATATCATCAAAGGCCTTTTCAAAGTCATGGATGTCTCTACCAAAAATAAGTACGCGGCCTCCCTGTGAAATTAATAAATCGGCAATCGCTTTTCCAATGCCTGTTGTACCGCCTGTAATAACAATGCGCTTTTGTTGTATGTTTTGGCCGAAGTAATCTGTTATATTTTTCATAGCGAATTTTTAATATTAATTTTATGCAAATTAGTTTTTGAAGGCCCATTTATTACTGTTCCATCACTAGCAAACCGTGAGCCGTGACAGGGACAGTCAAAAGATTTTTCATCTTTATTCCATTGCACGATACAGCCGAGATGAGGACAAACGGCAGAGAAAGCATTTAAGGTATTATCATAATTGCGATAAACAGCAATCTTTTTTAATCCTGAAGAAAGCAAACTTCCTTCTCCTACGAGTAATTCTGCCGTACTTTTTAAATCAGATGCCGTTAACCAATCCAGATATTGCGAAGCCATATTGCCGACTTCTTTAATAAAATCTCCGGTAGTTTTAAGGGTTATTCGTGAAGGACTATATAAATCGGCCCATTTATTTTTTATACCCATAATACTATCACAGATAATCATGGCACCAATCGTAGTATGTGTCATACCATTTCCAGAATCGCCAGTAATGATATAGATATTATCATCTCCTGGATTTTTACCCATAAACCCTAAAGAGTCCACGGGCTCTAATACTTGCCCCGACCATCTGTATGAGATATCATCCATCATCGGAAAATAATTTCGTGTCCATGCTTCCAGTCTTTTATATCGCTCAGACTGAGGAATCCCTTCCTCATCTGCCTGACCTGTTTTATGGTCTTCTCCGCCCGAAATCAGTAAATCATATTGGTCATCAAAATTTTCCAACCGAACATAATGGTAAGGTTGGGTCACCCATTTTGATTCCTGATCGCCTGTATCCCACAATAAAAAATAGGGTAATGTTCCCTTAGACACTTTGCCTGCTATAACATACGTTCTATAAGCATGCTGCTTAGTATGCATCGTTAAGGTGTCATTTATTGGAGAATTTGTTGCCACTACAATATGTTTGGCAGAAAACGTATAGCCATTTACTTTAGCCCCTTCTTTTGTAATATCTTCTGCATGGGCCTGTGTATAAATAGTACCTCCAAGAGCAATAATACCTTTAACAAGCCCTTGGAGATAGTGCATGATGTGAAACTGAGCTTGATCACTAAAAGCGAGACATCTTTGGTTTTTACCACCAGTTATTACTGGAATCTTTTTTAATATATATGTTTGTAATCCCGCTTTTTGGGTGGCCCGAAATTCTTTATTCAAGTTTTCGTCTTTATCGGTTTCGTGTAGAAATAAATAACCATTTACGCGTTTAAACGAGCAATCGATATTTAAGTCAGTAACAATCTTTTCAATTTCGTCTATAGCTGCCGTATGACTTTCTGCTATTAGTTTTGTGGCCGCTTCGCCAAATATATTTTCAAGAAAATAATAACGGTCATCCAGCGCACTGGCGAGATGTGCTGTAGTACGTCCTGTTTCTCCACTGCCTATATAGCCATCTTCTACCAGTACTACCTTTTTTCCTGCTTTTAGTAATTTATAAGCAGTAGTCAAACCTGCTATGCCTCCACCAATAATAAGTACTTCTGTCTGAATGTCCATATCGGGGGTATTACAGGAAGTAATCGCTGTGGAGTCTATCCAAAAGGAAACATGGTCTCCCGAAGTAATACGGCCCTCAGTTGATTCATTATTTAAATTGTCCATATTATCGATTTTCTGTTTAGAATTGCTGAATATTTAATTTTAAAACTAACAATTAAGAACATGAACAGGTTTACAACTTTAATTACATATTTTATATAATTACCATCTTATTTTTATAACATTCTCTTGAAATAAAAACACATTCATCATAATTCATCATACTAGTTATAAACTAATTAACTTTAATAAGTTCTTATAAAAGCAGTTGTTTTACAGACTATACGCTTGATGACACTATAACATAAGGTCCCAATTATTTTAAATATTATATGTCTCCAGGATTTTGAAAAAACTGGGTAAAGGCTGTAATAAAAAGTT
This genomic window from Mariniflexile sp. TRM1-10 contains:
- a CDS encoding CinA family protein, translated to MPSKIVIECSKTIAAKGCNIAFAESATAGRMSAEFSMTKESGKILRGGIVCYDGCVKETLLHVPKSIIEKYTPESLEVTQILAQQASKLFYSKITVAITGLTTPGGSENKEKPLGTIFFYIITPTKEFGHREIFKGSPEKIVLQAIDKTAELVMESLIG
- a CDS encoding SET domain-containing protein, whose product is MIHPNTEVRFISKEKGYGVVATKLIPKGTITWVQDDLDQVFTRDQVANLNPFIKKHLDTYSFTNKKGEKVLCWDNGKFVNHSFRPSCFSTPYDFEIAIRDIHPGDELTDDYGYLNVEMPFEAMDEGTDRKTVYPNDILRFHKEWDILIKENAPKVFEVEQSLIHLIPKETWTQFMNAVQNPNQMKSILECHYYHTTLLTGTTHHI
- a CDS encoding SDR family oxidoreductase, with the translated sequence MKNITDYFGQNIQQKRIVITGGTTGIGKAIADLLISQGGRVLIFGRDIHDFEKAFDDIKKNFPESELYGAPIDVTNKEDVKMIWEIIDNNLGGIDILINNAALAAEGVTEDNPDHWQYIIDTNVMGYLTFSYEAVLRMKAQKSGHIINIGSMSAETLNGESTIYVATKTAIRGFSTALRKEVNELGIKVSHIEPGSVMSDMQTDTKAEQHQKIRKMKMLEAEDIAMSVLFCLSQPQRCDIVSMQLRPHLQLI
- a CDS encoding FAD-dependent oxidoreductase produces the protein MDIQTEVLIIGGGIAGLTTAYKLLKAGKKVVLVEDGYIGSGETGRTTAHLASALDDRYYFLENIFGEAATKLIAESHTAAIDEIEKIVTDLNIDCSFKRVNGYLFLHETDKDENLNKEFRATQKAGLQTYILKKIPVITGGKNQRCLAFSDQAQFHIMHYLQGLVKGIIALGGTIYTQAHAEDITKEGAKVNGYTFSAKHIVVATNSPINDTLTMHTKQHAYRTYVIAGKVSKGTLPYFLLWDTGDQESKWVTQPYHYVRLENFDDQYDLLISGGEDHKTGQADEEGIPQSERYKRLEAWTRNYFPMMDDISYRWSGQVLEPVDSLGFMGKNPGDDNIYIITGDSGNGMTHTTIGAMIICDSIMGIKNKWADLYSPSRITLKTTGDFIKEVGNMASQYLDWLTASDLKSTAELLVGEGSLLSSGLKKIAVYRNYDNTLNAFSAVCPHLGCIVQWNKDEKSFDCPCHGSRFASDGTVINGPSKTNLHKINIKNSL